In one window of Shewanella goraebulensis DNA:
- a CDS encoding alpha/beta fold hydrolase, producing MQQSHYLPYRDGKLHLRHLKALPLSSSVNHNRAPILMLHGAMSNGRVFYSPSGKGLGCYLSEQGYDVYVLDTAGRGESEPRISPDYHMGQTEVILEQLPIAHDFVLKHATAEKVHWCAHSWGGVLMASSYIRLAYLRKQVASFVTFGSKRTIKVKSFRKTMMVDLFWNRLAPLMTKYQGYLAADKYRLGMDNESKLSLLQTIDWVRGDWIDADDQFNYTEAVQNIVWPQSWFIAGKKDFVLGNPSDVKDMMKECGLANADYTLLAKRKGFKRDYTHGGMLTDKLAVTDHFPLVSDWYNRF from the coding sequence ATGCAGCAATCTCATTACCTTCCTTATCGAGACGGAAAACTTCACCTTCGTCATCTTAAAGCACTGCCTTTATCTTCATCTGTGAATCATAATCGAGCCCCTATTTTGATGCTTCATGGTGCTATGTCTAATGGGCGTGTTTTTTACAGTCCGTCAGGGAAAGGCTTAGGGTGTTATCTTTCTGAACAAGGCTATGATGTTTATGTACTCGATACAGCTGGCAGAGGGGAAAGTGAACCTAGGATTAGTCCTGATTATCATATGGGCCAAACAGAGGTCATTTTGGAGCAATTGCCAATAGCGCACGATTTTGTGCTCAAACATGCTACTGCGGAAAAAGTACATTGGTGCGCGCACTCATGGGGCGGGGTATTGATGGCGAGTAGTTATATTCGTTTGGCATATTTACGAAAACAAGTCGCATCTTTTGTGACTTTTGGTAGTAAACGAACCATTAAAGTGAAGTCATTTCGCAAAACCATGATGGTGGATTTATTTTGGAATCGACTCGCACCGCTGATGACTAAGTATCAAGGTTATCTTGCTGCTGATAAATACCGCCTTGGGATGGATAACGAAAGCAAGCTGTCATTGTTGCAAACCATTGATTGGGTAAGAGGCGATTGGATTGATGCTGATGATCAATTTAATTATACCGAAGCGGTGCAAAACATTGTTTGGCCGCAGAGCTGGTTTATAGCCGGCAAAAAAGATTTTGTGTTAGGTAATCCGTCTGATGTGAAAGATATGATGAAAGAGTGCGGGCTTGCTAATGCAGATTATACTTTGCTTGCTAAGCGTAAAGGATTTAAACGTGACTACACTCACGGCGGTATGTTAACGGATAAATTGGCTGTGACAGATCATTTTCCACTTGTAAGTGATTGGTATAACCGATTTTGA
- a CDS encoding AhpA/YtjB family protein, protein MIFVKGLKKSQRISRIVQIVLAIILLIGLTHLWKSSLNNGQQLLNSQTQIMARLLAQQAANGAAPAMYLQNDEQLQWLANALIDDPKVMSVNIYDAQGVRLAFAQSVSEDEFDADDQELKQLLSPYPPMIENVLQGENNLGYIEVRLNLRIFFDEIKTLYQENMKLQQTMLIVAGIIGLLLSRALSFKRADFDRRKTRAKQGRKNSNLLQKNAAENDELDEEQLNQQEQSDSELIDSQQGSDELSNSEMTDLEYQELSGMTDEPVKKEDNIASKKASDK, encoded by the coding sequence GTGATTTTTGTTAAAGGTCTTAAGAAAAGTCAAAGAATCAGCAGGATTGTTCAAATCGTCTTGGCGATTATACTGTTAATTGGACTCACACACCTGTGGAAGTCAAGCCTCAATAATGGCCAGCAACTGCTTAACTCTCAAACTCAAATCATGGCTAGATTATTGGCTCAACAAGCAGCTAATGGGGCAGCCCCTGCTATGTACCTACAAAATGATGAGCAACTTCAGTGGCTTGCAAACGCGCTCATTGATGACCCTAAAGTCATGTCGGTGAACATCTATGATGCCCAAGGTGTTAGACTTGCCTTTGCACAATCAGTATCTGAAGATGAATTTGATGCTGATGACCAAGAATTAAAACAACTTCTTTCCCCTTATCCGCCGATGATAGAAAACGTACTCCAAGGCGAAAATAACTTGGGCTATATTGAGGTTCGACTCAATTTACGCATTTTCTTTGATGAAATAAAAACCTTATATCAAGAAAATATGAAGTTACAGCAAACTATGCTCATCGTCGCGGGCATCATTGGTTTACTACTATCAAGAGCATTATCCTTTAAACGCGCTGATTTTGATCGCCGTAAAACACGCGCGAAACAAGGTCGAAAAAACAGTAATTTATTGCAAAAAAATGCCGCTGAAAATGACGAATTAGATGAAGAACAACTTAATCAACAAGAACAAAGTGACAGTGAGCTAATTGACAGTCAACAAGGAAGTGACGAGCTAAGTAATTCTGAAATGACTGATTTAGAGTATCAAGAGCTCTCAGGTATGACAGATGAGCCGGTTAAGAAAGAAGACAACATTGCTTCAAAGAAAGCTTCAGATAAATAA
- a CDS encoding PilZ domain-containing protein → MDERRKFTRTLFAATASITIEGKTYRTDILDLSINGALVSTPKGFIANQGKEVALSFLLPESDIVLSMDTILVHKEVNHLGLECHHIDLDSISHLKRIIELNIGDEAILQRELAQLISL, encoded by the coding sequence ATGGATGAAAGAAGAAAGTTCACGCGTACCTTATTTGCCGCTACTGCTTCCATCACTATTGAAGGCAAAACTTATCGCACTGATATTTTAGATTTAAGTATCAACGGCGCGTTAGTATCGACTCCAAAAGGCTTTATTGCGAACCAAGGAAAAGAAGTTGCTTTAAGCTTTTTACTGCCTGAATCAGATATTGTATTAAGTATGGATACAATATTGGTTCATAAAGAAGTCAATCACTTAGGTCTAGAATGCCATCACATTGACCTCGACAGTATTAGTCACTTAAAACGCATTATTGAACTCAATATTGGTGATGAGGCTATATTGCAACGAGAATTAGCTCAATTGATTAGTTTGTAA
- a CDS encoding U32 family peptidase, translating into MKISLAPVSFCWDKATIEQFYQKAANSQVDTVYLGETVCSRRRLLKFNDYLELAQMLKSHGKKVVLSTMALIEAQSELSELKKYIDNGEFSIEANDMAAVQLARQAKVPFICGPTINNYNRASLDILQTMGMKRFVMPFELSKVWLNNVISQPAKANFEVEVMGHGYIPLAHSARCFTAKHFGLNKDNCETICQQYPKGILAQTQEQQDLLRLNGIQTQSASHIDLTDELMTMQKMGVDYFRISPSSIECLNIANELANKLTSPQLENELIMTTAELNKKLSPQACNGYWFGQAGLEQI; encoded by the coding sequence ATGAAGATTTCTCTCGCACCAGTAAGTTTTTGCTGGGATAAAGCTACGATTGAACAATTTTATCAAAAGGCAGCAAACAGCCAAGTTGATACAGTGTACTTGGGCGAAACCGTATGTAGCAGGCGCCGCTTGCTTAAATTTAATGATTACCTTGAATTAGCTCAGATGCTCAAAAGTCATGGCAAAAAAGTCGTGTTATCAACTATGGCATTAATTGAAGCCCAGTCAGAGCTATCAGAACTTAAAAAATATATCGATAATGGCGAGTTTAGTATTGAAGCGAATGATATGGCTGCTGTGCAACTTGCTAGACAGGCAAAAGTCCCATTCATTTGCGGGCCTACGATTAACAACTATAACCGTGCCAGTTTAGATATATTACAAACTATGGGAATGAAGCGGTTTGTTATGCCTTTTGAATTATCAAAAGTATGGTTGAATAATGTGATATCTCAGCCGGCTAAAGCAAACTTTGAAGTAGAAGTTATGGGGCATGGCTACATACCATTAGCGCATTCAGCCCGTTGTTTTACTGCTAAACATTTTGGTTTAAATAAAGACAATTGTGAAACAATTTGTCAGCAATACCCAAAAGGAATACTAGCTCAAACTCAAGAGCAACAAGACCTGCTAAGACTTAATGGCATTCAAACTCAGTCTGCCTCACATATTGACTTAACAGACGAGTTGATGACAATGCAAAAAATGGGCGTGGATTACTTTAGGATTTCTCCGAGCAGTATCGAATGTTTGAATATTGCTAATGAACTGGCAAATAAACTCACATCACCACAGTTAGAAAATGAACTTATCATGACAACTGCAGAGCTTAATAAAAAACTAAGCCCGCAAGCATGCAATGGCTATTGGTTTGGACAAGCAGGATTAGAGCAAATATAG
- a CDS encoding YjiH family protein yields the protein MTPISYNDAITIPIAILSKAVQSQFAEILPLIVTCIVVFMAIISVLTKIIKPKLVQDKPFLNTLLNVSPFWLIVRILGAVFIVLTYLEIGSEAIYSADTGALVLNDLLPVLFSVFIFAGMLLPLLLNFGLLEFFGTMLTKLMRPIFNLPGRSAIDCMASWLGDGSVGILMTNKQYETRFYTEREAAVIGTTFSAVSITFSLVVISQVQLEHLFVPFYLTVCLAGFVAAIIVPKLPPLSWKKDLYIDNTPRHPDDEMIPKGHGVMSWGFEQALNKASRAGGVKHVLQEGVKNVVDMVFGIIPVVMAIGTVALVLAENTPIFDYLGMPFIPLLELLQIPEADVASTTIVVGFADMFLPSILASSIESDLTRFVIAALSVTQLIYMSEVGALLIGSKIPVNFFELFVVFILRTLVTLPVIALCGHLLV from the coding sequence ATGACTCCGATAAGTTATAACGACGCAATTACTATCCCAATTGCAATCTTGTCAAAAGCGGTTCAAAGTCAGTTTGCTGAAATACTGCCATTAATCGTCACCTGTATTGTCGTGTTTATGGCAATCATATCCGTGCTAACAAAAATCATTAAACCTAAATTGGTGCAAGATAAACCTTTTCTTAACACCTTACTCAATGTGTCACCTTTTTGGTTGATCGTACGCATTTTAGGCGCTGTATTTATTGTACTCACCTATTTAGAAATAGGATCAGAGGCCATTTATTCCGCTGATACTGGCGCGTTAGTTCTCAACGACTTACTACCGGTGCTATTCTCGGTATTCATTTTCGCTGGTATGTTATTACCTTTGTTACTAAATTTTGGCTTATTAGAGTTTTTCGGCACAATGCTGACCAAACTCATGCGCCCTATTTTCAATCTACCAGGAAGAAGTGCTATTGACTGTATGGCTTCGTGGTTGGGTGACGGTAGCGTTGGTATCTTAATGACCAACAAACAATACGAAACTCGTTTTTACACTGAACGTGAAGCTGCTGTGATTGGCACAACCTTCTCTGCGGTATCTATCACCTTCAGTTTAGTTGTTATTTCACAAGTTCAACTTGAACATCTGTTCGTGCCATTTTACTTAACTGTTTGTTTAGCCGGTTTTGTTGCCGCGATTATCGTGCCTAAGTTACCGCCATTATCGTGGAAAAAAGACTTATATATCGATAACACACCTCGTCATCCAGATGATGAAATGATCCCTAAGGGACATGGCGTAATGTCTTGGGGTTTTGAGCAAGCATTAAATAAAGCATCTCGCGCAGGCGGCGTTAAGCATGTTCTGCAAGAAGGTGTTAAGAATGTTGTAGATATGGTGTTTGGTATTATTCCAGTAGTAATGGCTATCGGTACCGTTGCCCTAGTTTTAGCGGAAAACACACCTATTTTTGATTACCTAGGTATGCCGTTTATTCCTTTATTAGAACTACTACAAATACCAGAGGCTGATGTTGCTTCAACGACAATTGTGGTTGGGTTCGCTGATATGTTCTTACCATCAATTTTAGCCAGTTCAATTGAGTCTGACTTAACTCGCTTTGTCATTGCCGCTTTATCAGTGACACAGTTAATCTACATGAGTGAAGTGGGCGCATTATTGATTGGTAGCAAAATCCCAGTTAACTTTTTCGAGTTGTTTGTGGTATTTATTCTACGTACGTTAGTGACATTACCTGTTATTGCGCTATGTGGCCATTTACTGGTTTAG
- a CDS encoding PilZ domain-containing protein: MSIEDHSQLIEQLKPLLMEPDFKDVFEKLTIDESNSTRFLLKMELNRLSALCTRIIDLREKTELGCEEVKIATQRHFLDEPAKASLVQALQIYRNKYTIGVYEHVLNEHRQRKKQLRQNKQEPVNETSELVVPGVVMGSYFNRSEERMNYSIRISASQSGGSEVFGASLDLSVGGARVRLPTKHRFVQDKPLRIKLLELNEEFFFEDLQNGVDYQIVDVQNKDDNAIMRLRRIGDSVELDKVLTELIRGYKFRYKVDVNDVIVNATGLGFERHYLPMLAHMPLYISVSNGKPFISHQLLSRGNQPILQYFIDEKEVSQLPSMLTNNRLVNLIKYPNETDHSLFFCFTHQAKGVTQYFSASLHELKQHDSMQLFFGFGAAKLSWRIFKVVQQKVDHKLNYKTSTLPGDEDHYSALTEQQLARFSYILQLIDLTNEDVRPNYRAWFNEGDNVNELKLFNQTKLKKNTIKRLSMPFSERRREARFAFKTIIEIEQSGKKSRGISHDISTRGIQFTLEDNTQFSAPAEVKLNFPKLQAIAGKTELSKLPYQLIRSRNDHQTLHLSAIVGHEPHAGVEFLNKLINHNRDKFEQLSDDEGELKELADGMKNLLLRQLVGVPYFVEKTKKSAQLACIGIGTKTDEISHLFAAGSIKPLNFNLTPLFDETQFKQLIIDPIRAMKPIDGAKYFEVFLQISRQGRGAINIQSQLMNDFDSRTAQIKFISHAQAVGRFMALRVYYGATEKPDMSYIRREMEYITIHANHRAKQLEERLWQVIGSGELLDITAEVEVRFPELHLHH; this comes from the coding sequence ATGAGCATAGAAGACCATAGTCAGCTGATAGAACAACTAAAGCCGCTACTGATGGAGCCAGACTTCAAAGATGTCTTTGAAAAGCTGACTATCGACGAATCTAATTCGACTCGATTTCTTCTAAAAATGGAGCTCAATCGTCTTTCTGCCTTGTGTACTCGCATTATCGATTTGCGCGAAAAAACAGAACTAGGGTGTGAAGAAGTCAAAATTGCTACGCAGCGTCACTTTCTAGATGAACCCGCAAAAGCTTCACTCGTTCAAGCCCTACAAATTTACCGTAATAAATACACTATCGGTGTTTATGAGCATGTACTTAATGAACATAGGCAGCGTAAGAAACAATTACGTCAAAATAAACAAGAACCAGTTAACGAAACCTCAGAGTTAGTGGTGCCTGGTGTTGTAATGGGAAGTTACTTTAATCGCAGTGAAGAACGCATGAACTACTCCATTCGTATCTCTGCATCTCAAAGTGGCGGCTCGGAGGTTTTCGGTGCAAGCCTTGATTTATCGGTGGGCGGAGCTAGAGTTCGACTTCCAACTAAACATCGCTTTGTTCAAGATAAGCCTTTGCGTATTAAGCTGCTGGAACTTAATGAAGAGTTCTTTTTTGAAGACCTACAAAATGGGGTTGATTATCAAATTGTAGATGTCCAAAACAAAGATGATAATGCCATTATGCGCTTACGTCGAATAGGCGATAGTGTTGAGTTAGATAAAGTTCTTACTGAATTAATCCGCGGTTATAAGTTTCGCTATAAAGTTGATGTAAATGACGTCATTGTCAATGCTACAGGCTTAGGGTTCGAGCGTCATTACCTGCCAATGTTAGCCCATATGCCGCTGTATATTTCAGTATCTAACGGCAAGCCATTTATCAGTCATCAATTATTAAGTCGAGGTAATCAACCAATATTACAATATTTTATTGATGAAAAAGAAGTGAGCCAACTGCCCAGCATGCTCACCAATAATCGTTTGGTTAACTTAATTAAATATCCCAATGAAACGGATCATAGCTTGTTTTTTTGTTTTACCCACCAAGCCAAAGGTGTTACCCAGTACTTTTCAGCTTCATTACATGAGTTAAAACAGCACGACTCCATGCAGCTATTTTTTGGCTTTGGTGCGGCAAAACTCAGTTGGCGTATTTTTAAAGTCGTTCAGCAAAAGGTTGATCATAAACTCAATTATAAAACCTCAACGTTGCCAGGTGACGAAGACCACTACTCAGCATTAACTGAGCAGCAATTAGCTAGATTCAGCTATATATTGCAACTTATTGATTTGACCAATGAAGATGTAAGACCCAATTACAGAGCATGGTTTAATGAAGGCGATAACGTTAATGAACTTAAACTCTTTAACCAAACCAAGCTGAAAAAGAACACAATAAAGCGTTTATCCATGCCCTTTAGTGAGCGAAGAAGAGAGGCTCGTTTCGCTTTTAAAACCATCATTGAAATTGAACAAAGCGGTAAGAAAAGTCGTGGGATCTCTCATGATATCTCGACACGCGGAATTCAGTTTACCCTTGAAGATAACACCCAGTTTTCAGCCCCTGCCGAAGTCAAATTAAACTTCCCTAAACTTCAAGCTATTGCAGGTAAAACCGAGCTGTCAAAATTACCATATCAACTTATCCGCAGTCGAAACGATCACCAAACGCTACATTTATCAGCAATTGTTGGTCACGAGCCACATGCTGGGGTTGAATTTCTGAACAAGCTCATTAACCATAATCGAGATAAATTTGAGCAGTTGTCTGATGACGAAGGCGAGTTAAAAGAATTGGCTGATGGGATGAAGAACTTATTGCTTAGACAACTTGTTGGTGTTCCCTACTTTGTTGAGAAAACCAAAAAGTCAGCTCAATTAGCCTGTATTGGTATTGGCACTAAAACCGATGAAATTAGCCATTTATTTGCAGCTGGCTCAATTAAACCTCTTAATTTTAATTTAACACCATTATTTGATGAAACTCAGTTTAAACAACTTATCATCGACCCCATTAGAGCGATGAAACCTATTGATGGAGCAAAATATTTTGAAGTTTTTCTGCAAATATCTCGTCAAGGAAGAGGCGCCATCAATATTCAATCACAATTAATGAATGACTTTGATAGTCGTACAGCGCAAATAAAGTTTATTAGCCATGCTCAAGCAGTTGGACGCTTTATGGCACTTAGAGTTTATTATGGTGCCACTGAAAAGCCAGACATGAGCTATATCCGCCGCGAAATGGAATATATCACCATTCATGCCAACCATAGAGCAAAGCAGCTTGAAGAACGCTTATGGCAGGTTATTGGTAGCGGAGAACTGTTAGATATTACCGCTGAAGTCGAAGTACGTTTCCCTGAATTACACCTTCACCATTAG
- the radA gene encoding DNA repair protein RadA, which translates to MAKNKTAFVCNECGQDFPRWQGQCSACQEWNTISEVRIAAVKPSSASVAGYAGSVGGGSKKLGDVEEFEAQKQLTGIGELDRVLCGGLTTGSVNIISGDPGAGKTTLLSDLIARMSQVIPSLYCTAEESLSQFKNRVNRLKLNYNEDNLYLMAETNVEAIIAELDAKKIKFAVIDSIQAVVSDSANGSPGSPSQVKSSAQALTQYCKQNNVTMFLVAHVNKNNETAGPQTLIHIVDCLTHIECNDGQIRTLRANKNRFGDVDTVGIFKMTERGMISVDNPSEIFLSGSTTESPGAAITCIRKGNRNLLLEIQCLTTETEGEFPQRVCVGLNMNRIKMLTGVLRKHTRTKIFHDTYFNLVGGLKIDESETCIDLALVTALLSSLNDFVVPRTTCIMGELSLNGDVRPIDSGVPRVKEAVQHGFTEVYIPHRNYHKSMEGLGAKIHPIKTIHELLELIN; encoded by the coding sequence ATGGCAAAAAATAAAACAGCGTTTGTATGTAATGAATGTGGACAGGATTTTCCACGTTGGCAAGGTCAATGTAGTGCTTGCCAAGAATGGAATACTATTTCTGAAGTGCGCATTGCTGCGGTTAAGCCATCTTCAGCATCTGTAGCAGGTTATGCTGGTTCAGTGGGCGGTGGCTCTAAAAAACTAGGTGACGTTGAAGAGTTTGAAGCGCAAAAGCAATTAACGGGTATTGGCGAACTCGATCGAGTACTGTGTGGTGGACTTACTACGGGGTCTGTCAATATTATTTCTGGCGATCCTGGGGCTGGCAAAACTACCTTATTGTCTGATTTGATTGCCCGTATGTCACAAGTGATTCCATCGCTATATTGTACCGCTGAAGAATCATTGTCGCAGTTTAAAAACCGAGTTAACCGACTCAAGCTTAACTATAACGAAGATAATTTGTATTTAATGGCAGAAACCAATGTTGAAGCTATTATTGCCGAGCTTGATGCAAAAAAAATTAAGTTTGCAGTTATCGATTCGATTCAAGCTGTGGTGTCTGACTCAGCAAATGGTAGCCCAGGCTCACCATCACAAGTTAAAAGTAGCGCACAAGCTTTAACTCAATATTGTAAGCAAAATAACGTGACGATGTTTTTAGTTGCTCATGTTAATAAAAATAACGAAACCGCTGGGCCACAAACCTTAATTCATATAGTCGATTGTCTTACCCACATTGAGTGTAATGACGGTCAGATAAGAACCTTAAGAGCTAATAAAAACCGTTTTGGTGATGTCGATACTGTTGGCATTTTTAAAATGACTGAGCGGGGCATGATAAGTGTCGATAACCCAAGCGAAATTTTCTTATCAGGATCGACAACAGAATCTCCTGGCGCTGCGATTACTTGTATTCGAAAGGGGAATCGCAATTTATTGCTTGAGATCCAATGTTTAACTACTGAAACCGAAGGCGAGTTTCCACAGCGGGTTTGTGTGGGATTAAACATGAATCGGATCAAGATGCTGACAGGTGTACTGCGTAAGCATACCCGCACCAAAATCTTTCATGATACCTACTTCAACCTTGTCGGTGGCCTTAAAATTGATGAGTCGGAAACCTGTATTGATTTAGCTTTAGTGACTGCTTTACTCAGCAGTTTGAATGACTTTGTTGTGCCAAGAACCACTTGTATTATGGGTGAATTGAGTTTGAATGGTGATGTCCGTCCAATTGATAGTGGAGTGCCAAGAGTAAAAGAAGCGGTGCAACACGGCTTTACTGAAGTGTATATTCCTCACCGAAACTATCACAAGTCCATGGAAGGTTTAGGGGCTAAGATACACCCGATTAAAACGATACATGAATTACTTGAGTTAATTAATTAG
- the serB gene encoding phosphoserine phosphatase SerB, which produces MESQKNKQALTWLFSGFDASFTYSDITLTRYFEDEFLNNIQIKQPHRFRVIFDELALEQISKWFELLNQDCSIAVLMRHNSLKGFEIASSTRLTDLIAHFPSDIKAELLEVTQPLPSFFKPGLLVMDMDSTAIQIECIDELAAMAGVGEAVSEVTERAMQGELDFEESLRLRVSKLAGASEDIIAALCENLPLMPGLESLVAELKPNDWKLVLASGGFTPFVGHLKELLKLDAAYANELVIEDGKLTGEVTGQVVDAQYKADVIDKCSAEWQIAIGQRMAIGDGANDIPMVNAADFGVAFHAKPKLLAAADASIQKLDLRCLVFYLQG; this is translated from the coding sequence ATGGAAAGTCAGAAAAATAAACAAGCGCTAACGTGGTTATTCTCAGGGTTTGATGCGTCTTTTACTTACAGTGATATTACATTGACTCGCTATTTTGAAGATGAGTTTCTCAATAATATCCAAATTAAACAGCCACACCGGTTTAGAGTTATCTTTGATGAATTAGCTTTAGAGCAAATCAGTAAGTGGTTTGAGCTATTAAATCAAGATTGTTCAATCGCAGTATTGATGCGTCACAATAGCTTAAAGGGATTCGAGATTGCTTCATCTACGCGGTTAACTGATTTAATAGCGCATTTCCCATCAGATATTAAAGCTGAGCTACTTGAGGTGACTCAGCCATTACCAAGCTTTTTTAAGCCGGGTCTATTAGTCATGGACATGGACTCTACAGCAATTCAAATAGAATGCATTGATGAACTTGCGGCTATGGCTGGTGTGGGCGAAGCCGTTTCTGAAGTGACAGAAAGAGCAATGCAAGGTGAATTGGATTTTGAAGAAAGCTTGAGATTACGAGTAAGTAAGTTAGCTGGTGCAAGTGAAGATATTATCGCCGCATTATGTGAAAACTTACCGTTAATGCCTGGGCTTGAAAGCTTAGTTGCTGAACTTAAACCAAATGATTGGAAATTAGTGTTAGCGTCAGGAGGATTCACTCCCTTTGTTGGTCATTTAAAAGAACTGCTAAAACTGGACGCTGCTTACGCTAATGAACTCGTTATTGAAGATGGCAAGCTTACAGGTGAAGTGACAGGGCAAGTGGTTGATGCACAGTATAAAGCTGATGTAATCGATAAATGCAGCGCTGAGTGGCAAATAGCGATAGGGCAACGCATGGCGATTGGAGATGGTGCTAATGATATCCCTATGGTTAACGCAGCAGACTTTGGAGTAGCGTTTCATGCCAAACCTAAACTGCTTGCTGCGGCAGATGCGAGTATTCAAAAACTCGATTTACGTTGTTTAGTGTTTTATCTACAAGGTTAA
- the deoD gene encoding purine-nucleoside phosphorylase yields MATPHINAVDGAFGETVLFPGDPLRAKYIAETFLENVELVTDVRNMFGYTGTYKGTRISVMGSGMGIPSCSIYAHELIKEYGVKNLIRVGTCGAISTDVKVRDVIIGMGACTDSQANRLRFKGQDFAAIADYGLMSAVVDSAKAHGTNIRVGNVFSADLFYTPDPSMFDTMEKMGVLGVEMEAAGLYGVAHELGAKALCVVTVSDHIRTGEKTSSDERQTTFNDMIVMTLDAAITL; encoded by the coding sequence ATGGCTACACCACATATTAATGCTGTTGACGGTGCTTTTGGCGAAACAGTTTTATTCCCAGGCGATCCATTACGTGCAAAATACATTGCTGAAACGTTCTTAGAAAATGTTGAGCTAGTGACTGATGTACGTAACATGTTTGGCTACACTGGTACTTATAAAGGGACTCGCATCTCTGTTATGGGTTCAGGTATGGGTATTCCTTCTTGTTCAATCTATGCTCACGAGCTAATCAAAGAATACGGTGTTAAAAACCTGATTCGTGTTGGTACTTGTGGCGCAATCAGCACTGACGTAAAAGTTCGTGACGTGATCATCGGTATGGGGGCTTGTACTGATTCACAAGCAAACCGTCTACGTTTCAAAGGTCAAGATTTTGCTGCTATTGCAGATTACGGCCTAATGAGTGCTGTAGTTGATTCAGCTAAAGCTCACGGTACTAACATCCGTGTTGGTAACGTATTCTCAGCTGACTTATTTTACACTCCAGATCCTTCTATGTTTGATACTATGGAAAAAATGGGTGTATTAGGCGTCGAAATGGAAGCTGCAGGCCTTTACGGTGTAGCTCACGAACTTGGTGCTAAAGCATTATGTGTAGTGACTGTTTCTGACCATATCAGAACTGGCGAAAAAACGTCTTCTGATGAGCGTCAAACTACATTCAATGACATGATCGTAATGACATTAGATGCGGCAATTACTCTTTAA